The sequence ATTACAGTACTCGCGGGCATGTACTTGCTTGCCGGGTTTTACATAAAATTCGTACTCGGCTACGTCGCCGGGCTTAAGGTATTTGACGTAACGGTTGCCGTCAACCCATAACTCGATAAACTCGATGTAGTGCTCGGCCGTCATAGGGTGCGGCACGCTGCCTACCTTTACCACATAACCTTCGGCGGTTTGCTCGATAACCGGTACGTGCTTTTCTTTAGCGCCATCGCTAGTGTTTTCGGCGCACAAGCTCATCGGCTCGCCGCAGCAGCTAACGATACCATCGTGCCCCTCGATAACCTCGATGACGTTACCACATTTTTTACATTTATAAAAATCAAATTGTTTGGTCATTATTTGCTCCTTTATAGTAAGATAGCACATTTTTACTTAAAAAACAATCACCTTACAAAGCGCCAACAGGTGGTAAGTGGTCGGCTTTTAGATAGCCGATTAACTTTTGGGCTGCCGCTGTAAAATCGGCCGGCTGTTTAGTCATAGTAGCATAAAGGCAATACATAGGGTGAAAGTTCATACCTGTCATACTGGCGGTGGCTTGCCAATTAATATAGTAAGATTCTAACGGATAACTATTGCGGCCCATACCGGCAATGCGGTACCCTTCGGCGGCTCCGCCGGCAGTAAGAG comes from Spirochaetaceae bacterium and encodes:
- a CDS encoding desulfoferrodoxin → MTKQFDFYKCKKCGNVIEVIEGHDGIVSCCGEPMSLCAENTSDGAKEKHVPVIEQTAEGYVVKVGSVPHPMTAEHYIEFIELWVDGNRYVKYLKPGDVAEYEFYVKPGKQVHAREYCNLHGLWKADR